The Nitrospinota bacterium genomic interval GAGTTATCCCGGCTTAAATGAGTTTTCCAAATCCCCCTGATAAGGAGGGTTAGGGTGGTTATTTAATATATGAATTTTTCTGATATACGCATTGGCAACGGTTATGATGTACACCGTTTGGTAGAAGGCCGGAAGCTCATCCTCGGTGGAGTCGATGTTCCACATACGTTGGGATTGGAGGGCCACTCCGATGCCGATGCGCTGGTTCACGCATTGTGCGATGCTCTTTTGGGAGCGCTGGGGGCGGGAGATATCGGTGCCTACTTTCCGGACACGGACCCAAAGTGGAAAGGCATTTCAAGCTTGCTGCTCCTGAAAGAAGTTATGCGCATGTGCCGGGAAAAAGGCTATGAGCTTTCCAATGCAGACAC includes:
- a CDS encoding 2-C-methyl-D-erythritol 2,4-cyclodiphosphate synthase encodes the protein MNFSDIRIGNGYDVHRLVEGRKLILGGVDVPHTLGLEGHSDADALVHALCDALLGALGAGDIGAYFPDTDPKWKGISSLLLLKEVMRMCREKGYELSNADTVIVAQKPKLAPHLPEMKDNIASTMGINTDQINIKATTTEKLGFAGREEGIAAYAVALLMKND